One window of Solirubrobacterales bacterium genomic DNA carries:
- a CDS encoding AAA family ATPase yields MSSVEEIVEGHRIVICAGSGGVGKTTTSAAIALGMAARGLKVCVVTIDPAKRLADSLGLEELGNEAARVDPDLLTAQGVKVADGGELWAMMLDAKETFDALVARHASDREARDRVLSNRIYQQISGALAGSQEYMAMEKLFELHTEGRFDLLVLDTPPSRNALDFLDAPQRLVQFIEGRSLQIFMRPTGFAARIASRGTGMVLSVLKRIVGFDLLADLSEFFTAFSGMIDGFRDRAHRVNRLLTDRQTCFIVVCGTQGQPIEEAVYFHSKLAENRMNFGGVVVNRVRYRLGKKPPGLRDLTGRIDTALGSGDEDLAERLARNLIEYDALAQRDARNIARLTGEMGDRPVIRVPYLDTDVHDLAGLGEINRFLFTDEKSRVDLATG; encoded by the coding sequence ATGAGCTCGGTCGAGGAGATCGTCGAGGGCCACCGGATCGTGATCTGCGCCGGATCGGGCGGGGTCGGCAAGACCACCACCTCGGCCGCGATCGCGCTCGGGATGGCCGCCCGGGGACTCAAGGTATGCGTGGTCACGATCGATCCGGCCAAGCGGCTCGCCGACTCGCTGGGTCTGGAGGAGCTGGGGAACGAGGCGGCCCGGGTCGATCCCGACCTGCTCACCGCCCAGGGCGTGAAGGTCGCGGACGGCGGCGAGCTCTGGGCGATGATGCTCGACGCCAAGGAAACCTTCGACGCCCTTGTCGCCCGTCACGCATCCGACCGGGAGGCCCGCGACCGGGTGCTTTCCAACCGGATCTACCAGCAGATCTCGGGGGCACTGGCGGGCTCCCAGGAGTACATGGCGATGGAGAAGCTGTTCGAACTCCACACCGAGGGACGCTTCGACCTCCTGGTGCTCGACACGCCACCCAGCCGGAACGCCCTCGACTTCCTCGATGCGCCGCAACGACTGGTCCAGTTCATCGAGGGGCGTTCACTCCAGATCTTCATGCGGCCCACCGGTTTCGCCGCAAGGATCGCCAGCCGCGGCACCGGGATGGTGCTTTCGGTCCTGAAACGGATCGTCGGGTTCGACCTGCTGGCGGACCTGTCCGAGTTTTTCACCGCGTTCAGCGGCATGATCGACGGCTTCCGGGATCGGGCACACCGGGTGAACCGGCTGCTGACCGACAGACAGACCTGCTTCATCGTGGTCTGCGGCACCCAGGGCCAGCCGATCGAGGAGGCGGTCTACTTCCATTCGAAGCTGGCCGAGAACCGGATGAACTTCGGTGGTGTGGTGGTCAACCGGGTCCGCTACCGACTGGGGAAGAAACCGCCCGGCTTGAGGGATCTCACCGGTCGGATCGACACCGCCCTCGGATCCGGGGACGAGGACCTGGCCGAGCGACTGGCCCGGAACCTGATCGAGTACGACGCGCTGGCCCAGCGAGACGCCCGAAACATCGCCCGGCTGACCGGGGAGATGGGCGACCGGCCGGTGAT